From Patescibacteria group bacterium, a single genomic window includes:
- a CDS encoding tail fiber domain-containing protein: MQELKRKWQNCKRILPIFLIFGCILFFIAYGLNARSATPPSIITYQGKLLVNGLAATTSQDMYFILYDSASGGTALYTAGGTVGTPTSIAVTPTSGLFSINLGDTGTNTLDPNIFKNNASVFLEVRIGAQTLTPRKQITASPYSFNSMYLDGVASATVSSSTYIPVSDVNGNFNFNSTTISTTTVTNKLTVISNNTSTFNYGATFATAGGQVGIGTTATSRKLTVLGKIYNPIHPDSGINTVGFVFAQSQASELYVSGRYAYVSDRGDPSYLSVIDINRPSAPIKVATLLLSIGRVSSIFVAGNYAYLGAGMTNKLVVVDVTKPASPVQISTTSLGSSSSADSIFVSGKYLYVADTDDTKMYVIDISNPYNPVVVSSVTLDYGPGEIFVSGKYAYLTHTSHLMVVDISNPNLPVQKSTTDLPAGSGAYPIYVSGGYAYLGGTWNNTLISVDIHNPITPVVSSTVALVNAPFDLDISGNYAFVSTYLGIIDIIDISNPGVMSEVGNVYAGDYGVKVVGNYVFSVNDSSGLFFITDLYGTEVGSLFAHSAEVGKLAVQNEIITKGIVDIGTSLTVGYGGILSQGALSISATNTPSYFGGSVGIGTTSPAWKLSVAGDINTTGTYRINNIDYGQYFIATSGYSGNIYMSNGSGRGQWVNTSSLGFASSSGSDSYIQNQSSADQVANFRISSTGTLGALGVNTISPLAKFTIVDGAILATGSVGDTPISGGGTRMMWIPSKAAFRAGIVDGTQWDDALIGDRSVAMGGNTVASGYTSTAMGSRSVASGNYSTALGQYSTASGDNSFALGQYVSSSAFSSIIIGNGLGLGSGLLVNSTDRSLVVGFYSTVPTLFVGPSAGEGTTGRVGVGTTTPTALFSISGSVTSSPFFDIASSSGSSMLRVLANGNVGINTSSPLAGLTIVDGAILAVSSTSGTGAQGTPISGAGTRMMWIPSKAAFRAGSIQGLYAGVDAWDDAKIGLGSVAFGIDTIASGTAAFAAGVGSWAAGNGAVALGNWSTALGTNSFAMGENAHAFASGGIAMGGHITSTASGAIALGSHINVTGSQSFGIGLDTTDRIISASNVMAIMGGNVGIGTTTPQAALTILDGAILAVSSTSGTGAQGTPISGAGTRLMWIPSKAAFRAGYASSTEWDEASIGSYSMALGYNVEASGPYTFASGVENISAGIFSIAMGASNISTGTASVAMGSGNKAQGDGAIALGNNAFASAAKAIAMGETVRALGSRSVAIGEFVTSSGGNSFVMGKYLTVSGANSFGIGLGSSDNGVLSTANTFGIINGAMIASGTTGNTPGSGPGTRMMWIPSKAAFRAGAVGVDTYGADPYGGTEWDDANIGEYSMALGVNNKATALGSVAIGMNNFSGGPLSVAMGFGSYASGTSATALGGSSATGDGSSAFGAATASGTASVAIGGDARALTSFAVAIGTSVTSTAQYSIAMGRYMTVSGANSFGIGLGNSDNGTLSNANTFGIINGAVIASGTIGNTPASGLGTRMMWVPSKAAFRAGKLEDQGGEESIYWDDAKIGSSSVAMGWNVIASNTTAIALGSFAKASGARSVALGDSVIASGDGSMALGFASRATGGNSFAVGYQSYASGTQAIAIGDDVVASGAYSTAMGTRINVTGDRSFGISLNNIWPRYELNQSNVMAIMGGNVGIGTTTPQALFTLQDGAILAAGTVGATPVSGTGTRMMWIPSKAAFRAGKTADMFLGVLPLGDGTGWDEANIGTSSAAFGAGTKASGLYSFAAGGGNTASGTASVALGLGGVAGGLSSFIMGDGVSSGDSSIAMGKHLTATGNVSVAIGDTVVASAGTSFAFGSHVTSSAEKAMALGNYIEVSGTGSIGIGIGNTETHYTVSAINVMAIMGGNVGIGTSSFSYLLNMDGGGYYSAVDGQWHNGSSRSIKQDIVPITETQRSNLLSMLDSLNINQYRFINDVSAYGDQAIWQYGIIADESPDLLTGHDQNSIAAGSAIQFLLTNQQTMYRDLKKLNSTLILSSTTQEITFQSAAVSSPSAKAFTFNAINFNTSTADNYIVSLRSNNDPVFSVSANGDVNTKGNIYAPSITLGTSTNPGDLAEKVDIAVDDNVEPGDVLMVDPSAPDTYRRSNGAYEQSVAGVVSTNPTIIVGNGKTDYMAVMAMVGRVPVKVSNENGPIQRGDLLISASMPGYAMKYDPTKDNNNKMVGIIGVALEPMDQPTGKIMTLIRTGWMYNRDNTIAEIQNSINQIASLQGINLSPSSSPENLGVSQTGGQLSYTGGNLDLQNNTIINVASITGAGGKWRIDADGNLIAKVQTANGSQDLYAMQSTNSELVFSSSSQLMSGTVQIDFDAAIKDVIDPNQPIKISVTLTSGEGNGVYVASKSANGFVVKELNNGNSNATFDWIVVAKRSNAPVTPTLPPIPTPTETPVETPTPAPTPTPTPTTPTPTPETVTETPPSPPPVVESAPAPTVPEVPPAPEAPPAPEVPPTPETPPEAPPAPPFEVIPVSV; encoded by the coding sequence ATGCAGGAGTTAAAGAGGAAGTGGCAGAACTGCAAAAGAATTCTTCCCATTTTTTTGATATTTGGGTGTATTTTGTTTTTCATTGCCTATGGTTTAAATGCGCGGTCTGCCACCCCACCCAGCATAATTACTTATCAAGGAAAATTATTGGTGAACGGGTTAGCGGCAACAACCAGTCAGGACATGTATTTTATTTTGTATGATTCCGCGTCCGGAGGTACGGCACTCTATACAGCCGGAGGCACGGTTGGTACACCCACCTCAATCGCTGTTACACCAACTTCAGGTTTGTTCTCAATCAATCTCGGCGACACTGGTACCAATACCCTTGATCCAAATATTTTTAAAAATAATGCGTCAGTATTTTTGGAAGTAAGAATCGGCGCCCAAACCCTAACCCCCAGAAAACAAATCACGGCCTCACCATATTCTTTTAATTCAATGTATTTGGACGGAGTTGCTTCGGCCACTGTTTCTTCGTCAACTTACATTCCAGTGTCGGATGTCAACGGAAATTTTAATTTTAACAGTACGACGATTTCAACAACTACCGTCACAAACAAACTGACTGTAATCTCAAACAATACTTCCACTTTTAATTATGGGGCGACTTTTGCGACAGCCGGAGGACAGGTGGGAATTGGCACAACAGCGACAAGTAGAAAACTGACCGTATTGGGTAAAATTTATAATCCCATACATCCCGATTCGGGTATAAACACCGTAGGGTTTGTCTTCGCACAATCCCAGGCCTCTGAATTATATGTGTCTGGCCGATATGCCTATGTTTCGGATAGAGGCGATCCATCATACTTGTCTGTAATAGACATAAATAGACCAAGCGCTCCAATCAAGGTTGCCACATTACTGTTAAGCATAGGGCGTGTTAGTTCAATATTTGTTGCCGGTAATTATGCTTATTTGGGCGCTGGTATGACAAATAAATTAGTTGTTGTTGATGTAACCAAACCAGCATCTCCGGTTCAGATTAGCACAACATCATTAGGATCAAGCAGTTCTGCGGACTCAATTTTTGTGTCGGGTAAATATTTATACGTCGCTGATACAGATGATACAAAAATGTATGTAATTGATATCTCCAATCCATATAACCCGGTAGTAGTAAGTTCAGTAACATTGGACTATGGCCCCGGGGAAATATTTGTTTCCGGTAAGTACGCTTATTTGACACATACTAGTCATTTGATGGTAGTAGATATTTCTAATCCAAATTTACCAGTACAGAAAAGCACTACAGACCTGCCGGCAGGTTCAGGGGCCTATCCTATTTATGTTTCCGGAGGGTATGCATATTTAGGGGGTACATGGAATAATACCTTAATATCTGTGGATATACACAATCCAATTACACCGGTGGTATCATCCACGGTTGCCCTGGTCAATGCTCCGTTTGACTTAGACATTTCCGGAAATTATGCGTTTGTATCAACTTATTTGGGAATTATAGATATAATTGATATTTCAAATCCGGGAGTAATGAGTGAGGTTGGTAATGTGTATGCGGGAGATTATGGGGTCAAGGTGGTTGGGAATTACGTATTTTCTGTCAATGATAGTTCTGGTTTATTTTTTATCACCGATCTTTATGGAACGGAAGTCGGTTCATTATTTGCTCACTCGGCCGAAGTTGGAAAACTTGCAGTGCAAAACGAAATAATCACCAAAGGAATAGTTGATATAGGGACATCTTTGACGGTTGGTTATGGTGGTATTTTGTCACAAGGGGCTTTGTCAATTTCGGCAACAAACACGCCGTCGTACTTTGGCGGTTCGGTTGGAATAGGCACCACCTCTCCTGCCTGGAAATTATCAGTAGCCGGTGATATTAATACCACCGGGACTTACAGAATAAATAATATTGATTACGGACAGTATTTTATAGCCACTTCCGGATATAGCGGCAATATTTATATGTCTAACGGCAGCGGCCGCGGGCAATGGGTGAATACAAGCAGTTTAGGATTCGCATCTTCATCCGGTTCAGACAGTTATATACAAAATCAATCATCCGCGGATCAAGTGGCCAATTTTAGAATTTCATCAACAGGCACTTTGGGGGCTTTAGGCGTAAACACAATTTCGCCTTTGGCAAAGTTTACAATAGTTGATGGTGCCATCCTGGCCACAGGTTCAGTCGGTGACACTCCAATTTCCGGCGGCGGCACCCGTATGATGTGGATACCAAGTAAAGCGGCGTTTAGGGCGGGTATTGTAGATGGGACACAATGGGATGATGCGTTAATCGGGGACCGGTCAGTCGCGATGGGTGGTAATACCGTTGCGAGCGGCTATACTTCAACCGCGATGGGTTCTCGATCTGTTGCCAGTGGTAACTATTCAACCGCGTTGGGGCAATACTCCACTGCCAGCGGTGATAATTCCTTTGCCCTTGGTCAGTATGTTTCTTCAAGTGCCTTTAGTTCCATTATTATTGGTAACGGCCTGGGTCTAGGTAGTGGTTTACTTGTCAACTCCACTGACAGGTCTTTGGTTGTGGGCTTTTATTCTACAGTTCCCACATTATTTGTAGGCCCATCGGCCGGTGAAGGAACAACCGGCAGAGTGGGAGTTGGCACAACTACTCCAACAGCTCTATTCTCAATATCCGGTTCGGTTACCAGCAGTCCATTTTTTGACATCGCCTCCTCCTCCGGCTCCAGCATGCTGCGCGTTTTGGCAAATGGAAATGTAGGAATAAATACCAGTTCGCCTTTGGCGGGATTAACAATAGTTGACGGCGCTATTCTGGCTGTCAGTTCAACCAGTGGCACAGGTGCCCAAGGGACTCCGATTTCCGGCGCCGGCACTCGCATGATGTGGATACCGAGCAAGGCGGCTTTTAGAGCCGGATCAATCCAGGGTCTATATGCCGGTGTGGATGCTTGGGATGATGCAAAAATTGGTTTAGGTTCAGTTGCTTTTGGTATAGATACCATCGCTAGTGGCACTGCTGCCTTTGCCGCCGGTGTTGGCAGTTGGGCAGCAGGAAACGGTGCTGTTGCTTTAGGAAATTGGTCAACAGCATTGGGTACTAATTCCTTTGCGATGGGTGAAAACGCACATGCCTTTGCTTCTGGTGGAATCGCCATGGGTGGGCATATTACAAGTACTGCTTCAGGCGCAATCGCGTTGGGATCACATATAAATGTTACAGGAAGTCAGTCGTTTGGTATTGGCTTGGATACAACAGATAGAATTATTTCAGCCAGCAATGTCATGGCCATCATGGGTGGGAATGTTGGTATTGGCACCACCACACCTCAAGCGGCGTTAACAATTTTAGATGGCGCTATTCTGGCTGTCAGTTCAACCAGTGGCACAGGTGCCCAAGGGACTCCGATTTCCGGCGCCGGCACTCGTCTGATGTGGATACCGAGCAAGGCGGCTTTTAGAGCCGGGTATGCTTCTTCAACAGAATGGGATGAGGCAAGTATCGGTTCTTATTCTATGGCTTTGGGGTATAATGTTGAAGCCAGCGGTCCATATACATTCGCTTCAGGTGTTGAAAATATTTCAGCTGGTATATTCTCCATTGCCATGGGCGCCAGCAATATATCCACCGGCACCGCGTCAGTGGCTATGGGATCAGGCAATAAAGCTCAAGGCGACGGAGCTATCGCTCTTGGTAATAATGCATTTGCCAGTGCGGCTAAAGCCATTGCTATGGGTGAAACAGTAAGAGCTTTGGGAAGCAGGTCTGTTGCTATTGGTGAGTTTGTAACAAGTTCGGGCGGAAATTCTTTTGTAATGGGCAAATATTTGACAGTTTCTGGTGCAAATTCCTTCGGTATCGGTTTGGGGTCATCTGACAATGGTGTTTTATCTACTGCAAATACTTTTGGAATAATCAATGGTGCCATGATCGCCTCCGGCACCACCGGCAACACTCCCGGTTCCGGTCCCGGCACTCGTATGATGTGGATACCAAGTAAAGCGGCGTTTAGAGCTGGCGCGGTAGGTGTTGATACCTATGGAGCCGACCCATATGGTGGAACAGAATGGGATGATGCAAATATTGGTGAATACTCCATGGCTTTGGGGGTTAATAATAAAGCCACCGCCCTTGGTTCTGTTGCAATAGGTATGAATAATTTTTCTGGGGGGCCTTTATCTGTTGCGATGGGTTTTGGTTCTTATGCCAGCGGCACCAGTGCTACAGCTTTGGGCGGCTCCAGCGCCACAGGAGACGGATCTTCAGCTTTTGGTGCTGCCACAGCAAGTGGTACCGCTTCGGTAGCTATCGGTGGTGACGCCAGGGCACTGACGTCGTTTGCTGTGGCTATTGGAACTTCAGTAACATCTACTGCCCAGTATTCTATTGCTATGGGCAGGTATATGACAGTTTCCGGTGCAAATTCCTTCGGTATCGGTTTAGGCAATTCAGATAATGGCACCTTATCTAACGCAAATACTTTTGGTATTATCAATGGCGCCGTCATCGCTTCCGGCACCATTGGCAACACCCCCGCTTCCGGCCTCGGTACCCGTATGATGTGGGTTCCGTCCAAAGCGGCATTTAGAGCCGGCAAGCTTGAAGATCAGGGTGGGGAAGAATCTATTTATTGGGATGATGCAAAGATAGGATCTTCTTCTGTGGCTATGGGTTGGAATGTCATTGCTAGCAATACGACGGCTATCGCTTTGGGATCTTTTGCTAAGGCCTCTGGCGCACGATCTGTTGCGTTAGGAGATAGTGTAATTGCCTCTGGGGATGGCTCTATGGCTTTGGGTTTTGCATCCAGAGCTACCGGAGGGAATTCTTTTGCGGTCGGTTATCAATCATATGCCAGTGGTACGCAAGCCATTGCCATTGGTGATGATGTTGTTGCCAGTGGCGCGTATTCAACTGCCATGGGAACTCGTATTAATGTAACCGGTGACAGATCTTTTGGTATTAGTTTGAATAATATATGGCCACGTTATGAATTAAATCAAAGCAATGTCATGGCTATTATGGGTGGGAATGTGGGAATCGGAACAACAACTCCTCAAGCACTTTTTACTCTTCAAGACGGTGCTATTTTAGCCGCTGGCACAGTCGGAGCCACTCCTGTTTCCGGCACCGGTACTCGTATGATGTGGATTCCATCCAAAGCGGCGTTTAGAGCTGGAAAGACCGCAGATATGTTTTTGGGAGTGTTGCCGCTTGGCGATGGCACTGGTTGGGATGAAGCCAATATTGGCACCTCGTCAGCTGCTTTTGGCGCCGGCACCAAAGCCAGCGGATTATACTCGTTCGCCGCCGGAGGAGGCAACACAGCCAGTGGCACTGCTTCCGTTGCTCTTGGGTTGGGCGGAGTGGCGGGCGGTCTCTCTTCCTTTATCATGGGAGACGGGGTCTCTTCGGGTGATAGTTCTATAGCAATGGGAAAACATCTTACGGCAACAGGGAATGTATCGGTAGCTATTGGTGATACTGTGGTTGCTTCAGCCGGTACTTCTTTTGCCTTTGGCAGCCATGTGACCTCGTCTGCGGAAAAAGCCATGGCTTTAGGCAACTATATAGAAGTTTCAGGAACTGGTTCAATCGGTATCGGCATTGGAAATACCGAAACCCATTATACTGTGTCTGCCATTAACGTAATGGCCATCATGGGCGGCAATGTCGGCATCGGCACCTCTTCTTTTAGTTATCTTTTAAACATGGACGGCGGCGGTTACTATAGTGCAGTTGACGGCCAATGGCATAATGGGTCCTCCCGTTCCATTAAGCAGGATATTGTTCCGATTACAGAAACACAAAGAAGCAACCTGTTATCCATGTTGGACAGTTTAAATATTAATCAATATCGTTTTATTAATGATGTAAGCGCTTATGGCGATCAAGCCATCTGGCAATATGGCATTATTGCCGATGAATCTCCGGATCTTTTAACCGGCCACGACCAGAATAGTATAGCCGCCGGGTCAGCTATTCAATTCTTGCTCACCAACCAGCAGACAATGTATAGAGACCTAAAGAAGTTAAATTCAACCCTTATCTTAAGTAGTACAACCCAAGAGATCACTTTTCAATCAGCGGCAGTTTCATCCCCTTCGGCTAAGGCCTTCACTTTTAACGCAATCAATTTCAATACTTCCACTGCGGATAATTATATTGTTTCACTGCGCTCAAACAATGATCCGGTGTTTTCTGTATCAGCCAACGGCGATGTTAATACCAAAGGAAATATTTACGCTCCATCAATCACTTTAGGAACATCCACAAACCCCGGCGATTTGGCAGAGAAGGTGGATATTGCCGTGGATGATAATGTTGAACCGGGGGATGTTTTGATGGTAGACCCAAGTGCGCCGGATACATACCGAAGAAGCAACGGAGCATATGAGCAATCTGTGGCCGGCGTGGTTTCTACCAACCCGACTATTATAGTAGGCAACGGTAAAACTGATTATATGGCTGTCATGGCCATGGTTGGCCGTGTGCCGGTCAAAGTTTCCAATGAAAACGGGCCAATACAACGCGGTGATTTGTTAATTTCCGCCTCTATGCCCGGATACGCCATGAAGTATGATCCGACAAAAGATAACAATAATAAGATGGTCGGTATAATTGGTGTGGCTCTTGAGCCAATGGATCAACCCACCGGAAAAATTATGACATTAATTAGAACCGGGTGGATGTATAATCGCGATAACACTATTGCTGAAATTCAAAATAGCATAAACCAGATCGCTTCTCTCCAAGGAATAAATTTATCACCCAGCAGTTCTCCGGAAAATTTGGGCGTGTCACAAACCGGCGGGCAATTAAGTTATACCGGCGGCAACCTTGATCTTCAGAACAATACAATTATTAATGTGGCTTCAATCACCGGCGCAGGCGGGAAGTGGAGAATTGACGCTGACGGCAATTTAATTGCCAAAGTACAAACAGCCAATGGTTCGCAGGATTTGTATGCCATGCAATCCACCAATTCCGAATTAGTATTTTCCAGTTCGTCTCAGCTTATGTCCGGAACCGTACAAATTGATTTTGATGCTGCAATTAAGGATGTGATTGATCCGAATCAGCCCATTAAAATCAGCGTGACTTTGACATCCGGTGAAGGAAATGGAGTGTATGTGGCTTCTAAGAGTGCTAATGGTTTTGTGGTGAAAGAATTAAACAATGGAAATAGCAACGCAACCTTTGATTGGATAGTCGTAGCTAAGAGGAGCAATGCGCCTGTAACCCCAACACTTCCTCCCATTCCTACTCCGACTGAAACACCGGTTGAAACACCAACCCCAGCCCCAACACCAACACCAACACCAACCACTCCGACCCCAACTCCGGAAACTGTAACGGAGACACCACCCAGCCCACCTCCGGTTGTTGAAAGCGCCCCGGCTCCAACTGTCCCCGAAGTTCCGCCTGCCCCGGAAGCCCCACCTGCTCCTGAAGTTCCTCCAACTCCAGAAACACCTCCCGAAGCTCCTCCTGCTCCGCCTTTTGAAGTCATCCCGGTCTCGGTATAA
- the ruvB gene encoding Holliday junction branch migration DNA helicase RuvB: MNQSEDTERVVQPEVENEEAILDISLRPQKLADFIGQNQLKQNLHISMQATKKRSEPLEHILLYGNPGLGKTTLAHIIAKEMNSNIRVTSGPALEKVGDLAAILSNLQDGEILFIDEIHRLNKTIEEVLYPALEDYALDIIIGKGPAARTIRMPLSRFTLIGATTKIGLISAPLRDRFGHTFHLDFYEEDDIKTILLRNAKILDVEINSDAADLISQRARRTPRIANRLLKRVRDFAQVKFNGKIDKKVASEGLNMLAIDHYGLDEIDRRLLNTLIQKFNGGPAGLNTLSAAISEEMDTIETIYEPFLLQIGFLERTPRGRRATPAAYTHLGYGAPKSQTLF; the protein is encoded by the coding sequence ATGAACCAAAGCGAAGATACAGAACGAGTTGTTCAGCCCGAAGTTGAAAACGAAGAGGCAATCTTAGATATTTCTTTGCGTCCGCAAAAACTGGCTGATTTTATCGGACAAAACCAACTAAAACAAAACCTGCATATATCAATGCAGGCGACAAAAAAACGCTCGGAACCGTTGGAACATATTCTCCTTTATGGAAATCCGGGTTTGGGGAAGACAACTTTGGCTCACATCATCGCCAAAGAAATGAACAGCAATATTCGGGTAACATCAGGCCCGGCCTTGGAAAAAGTTGGCGATCTGGCCGCCATTTTATCAAATCTGCAGGACGGCGAAATTTTATTCATAGATGAAATTCACCGACTGAATAAAACCATAGAAGAAGTGCTCTACCCCGCTTTAGAAGATTACGCCTTGGATATTATCATCGGCAAAGGCCCGGCCGCCCGGACAATACGCATGCCACTCTCCCGATTTACTTTAATCGGCGCGACCACAAAAATCGGACTTATATCAGCGCCTCTGCGCGACCGCTTCGGCCATACTTTTCATCTTGATTTTTATGAAGAAGATGATATAAAAACAATCCTTTTGCGTAACGCAAAAATTCTGGATGTGGAAATTAACTCGGATGCGGCCGATCTCATTTCGCAACGCGCCCGCCGGACACCGCGAATTGCCAACCGCCTGCTTAAACGCGTACGCGATTTTGCCCAGGTAAAATTCAACGGGAAAATAGATAAAAAAGTTGCCTCCGAAGGACTTAATATGCTGGCTATTGATCATTACGGCTTGGACGAAATAGACCGCAGATTGTTAAATACCCTGATTCAAAAATTCAATGGCGGGCCGGCCGGTCTAAACACGCTTTCCGCGGCCATTAGCGAAGAAATGGACACAATTGAGACAATCTACGAACCATTCCTTTTGCAAATTGGATTCCTTGAACGAACGCCCCGAGGCCGGCGAGCCACTCCGGCCGCCTACACGCATCTTGGCTACGGCGCCCCTAAATCTCAAACTCTTTTTTAA
- a CDS encoding PH domain-containing protein, with the protein MTLSQLISQKSYEKIERTIRRHPITFIPYLLLFFLLLIVPLGLYWLVINSSLVMLLQNPIYHVLAILLTSIYYLSTILFFYTYFVSFHLDLWIVTNDRILDMEQKSLFARTVSEVDLYQIQDATSTIAGFFPTIFNYGNINLQTAGPIARFVFRNVPHPNELRQTILDLAAEDKKFHENQPPASA; encoded by the coding sequence ATGACTCTCAGCCAATTGATCAGTCAAAAATCTTACGAAAAAATTGAACGCACAATCAGGAGGCACCCGATAACCTTCATCCCCTATTTACTTCTATTTTTCCTGCTTTTAATCGTTCCTCTTGGTCTTTATTGGCTGGTTATAAATTCCTCTTTAGTAATGCTTTTGCAAAATCCTATCTACCATGTCTTGGCTATCCTTTTAACCAGCATTTATTATCTTTCAACCATTTTATTTTTCTATACTTATTTCGTGTCCTTTCATTTGGATTTATGGATTGTGACTAATGACCGAATTTTGGATATGGAACAAAAAAGTTTGTTCGCGCGTACCGTGTCCGAAGTTGACCTGTACCAAATTCAAGATGCCACTTCCACAATTGCCGGATTCTTCCCAACAATTTTTAATTACGGAAACATTAATCTGCAAACAGCCGGCCCAATTGCCAGGTTTGTCTTCCGCAACGTGCCTCATCCAAATGAGTTGCGCCAAACTATTCTTGACCTGGCGGCTGAAGACAAGAAATTCCACGAAAACCAGCCGCCGGCATCCGCTTAG
- a CDS encoding SpoIID/LytB domain-containing protein, translated as MQKKAIIVISLLLTLFLAKVSTVSAVTDARALINEPNIRVRLYTSDKPVKFEADFPYNIYSGQEVKGILYAGEPATVSFNDGVYNFVSTDLDFSSSDPIRFVPDELTYYFKLTNYTRKVSGRGGINFNTYRGVMEYRYSPKNDIPYIINELPLDEYVAGVAESANDVAPEYAKALLVAARSYAYQMIAPTTEKHLFDIYPTTVDQIYLGYNSELVMPKIVQAEQDTYGEMVTYNGNPVLTPYFGHSNGHTLDFKPIKGGQKRPWLKSVVAKYDKGLKLWGHGLGMSTHDASQRALKDGWTYEEILKYYYSNTEVEKIY; from the coding sequence ATGCAAAAAAAAGCAATAATTGTTATTTCCCTGCTATTAACCCTATTTTTGGCCAAAGTTTCAACAGTGAGCGCGGTTACTGATGCGCGCGCCTTGATTAATGAACCGAATATCCGGGTTAGGTTATACACCTCTGACAAACCGGTTAAGTTTGAGGCGGATTTTCCTTATAACATTTATAGCGGACAAGAAGTAAAAGGGATTTTGTATGCGGGGGAACCGGCCACGGTTTCTTTTAATGATGGTGTATATAATTTTGTCAGCACGGACTTAGATTTCAGTTCTTCAGACCCGATCAGATTTGTTCCCGATGAATTAACCTATTATTTTAAATTAACAAATTATACGCGCAAGGTCTCCGGTCGGGGCGGAATCAACTTCAATACTTATAGAGGCGTGATGGAATACAGGTATTCTCCCAAAAATGACATTCCTTACATTATAAATGAATTGCCGCTTGATGAGTATGTGGCCGGTGTGGCTGAAAGTGCAAATGATGTGGCGCCGGAATATGCCAAAGCACTGCTCGTGGCGGCCAGATCTTATGCTTACCAGATGATTGCCCCAACAACCGAAAAGCATTTATTTGATATTTATCCTACAACTGTGGACCAGATATATTTGGGCTATAACAGCGAGCTGGTTATGCCAAAAATTGTTCAGGCAGAACAGGACACATATGGCGAGATGGTTACATATAATGGCAATCCGGTTTTGACTCCGTATTTTGGCCATTCAAACGGACATACTCTTGATTTTAAACCCATCAAAGGCGGTCAGAAGAGGCCATGGCTTAAAAGTGTTGTGGCTAAATATGACAAAGGTTTGAAATTGTGGGGACACGGCTTGGGTATGAGCACGCACGATGCCTCGCAAAGAGCGCTCAAAGACGGCTGGACCTATGAAGAAATACTAAAATATTATTACTCTAACACGGAAGTTGAGAAAATATACTAA